One stretch of Paenibacillus sp. FSL R5-0341 DNA includes these proteins:
- a CDS encoding endospore germination permease, whose protein sequence is MLMKEKLTIRQFTLLTFLVMVGDMVLIYPSLVTAVGKQDAWFCSLVSLPIGVGIMWVLYTLHRTHPQLSLFEISKKVLGTWAGSMLSVAYLFYFAIGAAICVREVGDFLTTQIYLKTPIRVIILMIICTLAWGLTHGFRTIGLSSELLTPIVLVFIISLYLGLLPQAESANLQPYFSTPWIHLVESIFRAAFTSFGELIVLSVFLPYVNSGPHFKRDFLLATLFGGLLLSLLLLISLMVMGPILTQHGIYISYALSQKINIGNFFERIEAFMAISWLISTYFKSLLYLFAFVLGTAQLFRLKTYKPLILPSSLLLFALGVLIAPNVIFYTTTIMPAWVDWDITVSFIIPLFLLLVHRIRSRKRKQSNSL, encoded by the coding sequence ATGTTGATGAAAGAAAAACTCACGATTCGGCAGTTCACCCTGCTCACTTTCCTGGTTATGGTTGGAGATATGGTTCTCATCTACCCTTCACTCGTCACCGCAGTTGGCAAGCAGGACGCATGGTTTTGTTCTCTAGTTAGTCTACCGATCGGTGTTGGTATCATGTGGGTTTTGTATACACTCCATCGAACACATCCTCAGTTGAGTCTTTTTGAAATCAGTAAAAAAGTACTCGGGACTTGGGCTGGTTCCATGCTCTCAGTTGCTTACCTATTTTATTTTGCCATAGGTGCAGCCATATGTGTCCGTGAGGTCGGTGACTTCTTGACTACCCAAATTTATCTCAAGACCCCCATTCGGGTCATTATTCTGATGATCATTTGCACCCTTGCCTGGGGGCTTACCCATGGTTTTCGAACTATCGGCTTGAGCTCCGAACTGTTGACCCCTATCGTTTTGGTGTTTATTATCTCTCTCTATTTGGGGCTCCTGCCTCAAGCTGAAAGCGCCAATCTGCAGCCGTATTTCAGCACACCCTGGATACATCTTGTGGAGTCCATCTTCCGCGCAGCTTTTACTTCCTTTGGCGAGCTTATCGTTCTTTCCGTGTTTCTCCCGTATGTGAACTCCGGGCCTCATTTCAAACGGGACTTCTTGCTGGCAACCCTCTTTGGAGGATTACTTCTAAGCTTGCTGCTGCTCATCTCGCTCATGGTGATGGGACCTATACTGACGCAACATGGCATTTATATCTCATACGCCCTTTCGCAGAAAATTAATATAGGTAACTTCTTCGAACGAATCGAAGCGTTCATGGCTATCTCCTGGTTAATATCTACTTATTTCAAAAGTTTGCTGTATCTATTTGCTTTTGTTCTGGGAACAGCACAATTATTTCGTTTGAAGACATATAAGCCTCTTATTCTGCCTTCGTCTCTGTTATTATTCGCCCTCGGTGTCCTTATTGCTCCGAATGTTATTTTCTATACCACTACCATCATGCCTGCTTGGGTAGACTGGGATATCACTGTCAGCTTTATTATCCCGCTGTTCCTCCTGCTGGTTCATCGCATTCGCTCCCGCAAAAGGAAGCAAAGCAACTCCCTCTAA
- a CDS encoding endospore germination permease has product MLEKGRIGTRQLSTLTFMLVIGDMMLIYPSVITSYAKQDAWICALIGVPLGMALMALIMKLANMHPGKNLVQIARSTLGFWPGTLFSCFYLFFFLIGTSTHTREVGDFMTSQIFQYTPIRVIILMFVIAIGCGVYHGLETIARTSELLMPIAILFIVILAFCLLPQVDTSNLEPVTDTGVVSIAQGILVSIIYPVGETVPILMILPYVARSRHRMRDIIISAGLGNLILAVLVTISMLVLGPFLTQHNIYASFILSQKISIGGFFERIEVIMACSWLISTYFKAMIYLYAFIVGCAELFKLKQFKMLILPSSMLVYGMANLVAPSLTFIIITIVPYWVDWDTTLGIILPGMLVLIQLVKSRRKSNSQPQPTTEG; this is encoded by the coding sequence ATGCTTGAAAAGGGACGGATCGGAACAAGACAATTGTCCACCCTAACATTTATGTTAGTGATTGGAGATATGATGCTGATCTACCCCTCCGTCATCACGTCCTATGCCAAGCAAGATGCCTGGATATGTGCTCTTATTGGTGTTCCACTCGGGATGGCTCTCATGGCCCTGATTATGAAATTGGCCAATATGCATCCCGGGAAAAACCTGGTGCAGATTGCCCGAAGTACGTTGGGTTTTTGGCCTGGTACCCTTTTTTCATGCTTCTACCTGTTCTTCTTCTTGATTGGTACATCGACACATACCCGAGAGGTTGGAGACTTCATGACCTCCCAAATTTTTCAATATACTCCTATACGTGTAATTATCCTTATGTTTGTTATTGCCATCGGATGTGGTGTATATCATGGCTTGGAGACCATCGCGAGAACAAGTGAATTGCTCATGCCCATCGCTATATTGTTCATCGTAATACTCGCTTTCTGTCTTCTTCCACAGGTGGACACTAGTAATCTGGAGCCCGTAACAGATACGGGCGTTGTATCCATAGCTCAGGGTATTCTGGTGAGTATCATCTATCCCGTTGGCGAAACTGTTCCCATTTTGATGATCCTGCCCTACGTTGCAAGAAGCCGCCATCGTATGCGTGACATCATCATTTCAGCAGGGCTGGGCAACCTGATCCTTGCTGTTCTGGTTACGATATCCATGCTCGTACTCGGACCTTTTCTTACCCAACACAATATATACGCTTCCTTTATTTTATCTCAGAAGATTAGCATCGGCGGATTCTTCGAACGAATCGAGGTGATCATGGCTTGCTCGTGGCTCATCTCTACCTACTTCAAAGCGATGATCTACTTATATGCATTTATTGTTGGATGCGCAGAACTCTTCAAGCTAAAACAGTTCAAGATGCTCATTCTGCCATCGTCCATGCTTGTATATGGAATGGCCAATCTCGTCGCGCCTAGCCTGACGTTTATCATTATCACCATCGTTCCGTATTGGGTAGATTGGGATACTACGCTAGGTATCATTCTTCCGGGTATGTTGGTTCTAATTCAATTAGTGAAGTCCCGCAGAAAATCCAATTCACAGCCCCAGCCAACAACTGAGGGATAA
- a CDS encoding Ger(x)C family spore germination protein yields MNRCLRLILSCAILLPLLTGCWDRQELNELGIMLGLGVDKDGDMIKVSAQVVVPNEVSSKAGGGKGTPVTQYQASATTLFEAIQKLTETSPRRIFMAHIRVLVFGEEYARKEGIYDVMEALMREPTVRPDYYVMVAKNTTASQVLDVLTPLENIPAEKLFNSLDVSSKTWSPTTTVTGDELIEFMLSPGIQPVITGIEILGNQEQSGHKENIATIRSPARLNSTGLSVFRKDKLIGWLTEDESKGYNYIRDNVQSTVSHLPCRKKGNVTFKALRTTTKRKAQIVNGKPVINIDIKNVSSIGAVECDIKIGSMKVLKELETDSEERLIELMQKSINSVRRKFHVDIFGFGQDVYHADPKLFKTMENDWDKYFEELDIKYKANVQIKRVGTLDDSFKDQLKE; encoded by the coding sequence ATGAACAGATGCTTACGCTTAATTTTATCCTGTGCCATTCTGCTTCCTCTCCTTACCGGATGCTGGGATCGCCAGGAGTTGAATGAACTTGGTATTATGTTGGGCCTTGGCGTGGACAAAGATGGCGATATGATCAAAGTAAGTGCTCAGGTCGTTGTTCCAAATGAGGTATCTTCCAAGGCGGGCGGAGGGAAAGGGACGCCAGTTACCCAGTATCAAGCATCTGCTACCACTTTGTTTGAAGCGATTCAGAAATTAACGGAGACTAGTCCACGCCGCATATTCATGGCGCATATCCGCGTGCTGGTATTTGGTGAAGAGTATGCCCGCAAGGAAGGCATTTACGATGTTATGGAAGCCTTGATGCGCGAACCTACGGTTCGACCTGATTATTACGTTATGGTGGCAAAGAATACAACGGCCTCCCAAGTACTTGATGTGCTTACACCTTTAGAGAATATTCCTGCGGAGAAGTTGTTTAATTCCCTGGATGTATCCTCCAAGACCTGGTCCCCCACCACTACAGTAACCGGGGATGAATTAATCGAATTCATGTTATCTCCTGGCATTCAGCCTGTTATTACGGGAATAGAGATTCTCGGTAACCAAGAACAAAGTGGTCATAAAGAGAATATAGCCACCATCCGATCACCTGCCCGCCTTAATTCAACGGGGCTGAGTGTATTCAGGAAAGACAAGCTGATTGGCTGGTTAACGGAGGATGAATCTAAAGGCTACAATTACATTCGTGACAATGTGCAATCTACCGTAAGCCACTTGCCTTGTCGCAAGAAGGGCAACGTGACGTTTAAGGCCCTCCGCACAACAACGAAGAGAAAAGCCCAAATCGTAAACGGTAAGCCTGTAATTAACATTGATATCAAGAATGTCTCTTCCATCGGTGCAGTCGAATGTGACATCAAGATTGGTTCCATGAAAGTTCTCAAAGAGCTTGAAACAGATAGTGAAGAGCGGTTAATTGAACTGATGCAGAAATCCATCAATTCAGTAAGACGCAAATTCCATGTCGATATATTCGGTTTCGGACAGGATGTGTACCATGCTGATCCCAAGCTTTTTAAGACGATGGAAAATGACTGGGACAAATATTTTGAAGAACTGGATATCAAGTACAAAGCCAATGTGCAGATTAAACGTGTAGGTACACTGGACGATTCATTTAAAGATCAATTGAAGGAGTGA
- a CDS encoding spore germination protein encodes MGESKLDRQDQKQISPDLHENMEYCKQVMGNSNDLMIRPLQCLHKWPAVMLYIDGLVDVQILNHSIMESLLQKRDLPEFSADDEHLSYLQNDILIASDVLLVDDMHEVMNALLSGSAILLLEGSVRGLKIGAAGWEDRSVGEPVSQTVVRGPMEGFNENLRTNTSLIRKRIRNPHLWIEEREIGRVTKTRVAVLYLEHIVDQEIVKELRRRLDEIDIDSILESGYIEELVQDKTGTIFPTVYNSERPDTVSAALLEGRVAIIVDGTPFVLLVPALFVHFFQSPEDYYQRADISTLIRMIRYLAFFIALLAPSFYIAITTFHQEMLPTNLLISLAAQREGVPFPAFIEAILMELTYEILREAGIRIPKTVGQAVSIVGTLVIGQAAVDAGVVSAAMVIIVSITAISSYVIPENGLSISVRILRFVLMILAAAFGFYGILIVLLITVTHLCSLRSFGVSYMSPFAPFIQKDLKDTIFRVPWSHMKTRPLSTNTTNEVRQSTKKTKR; translated from the coding sequence ATGGGCGAATCGAAACTGGACCGTCAGGATCAGAAACAAATCTCTCCGGATCTGCACGAAAATATGGAATATTGCAAACAAGTGATGGGGAACAGCAACGACTTGATGATACGACCTCTCCAGTGTCTACATAAATGGCCTGCCGTCATGTTATACATCGATGGATTGGTGGACGTGCAGATTCTGAATCACTCCATCATGGAATCATTATTGCAAAAGCGTGATCTCCCTGAATTCTCTGCAGACGATGAACATCTCAGTTACCTCCAGAATGATATCTTGATCGCCAGTGATGTATTGCTGGTCGATGATATGCATGAAGTAATGAATGCACTTCTTTCGGGTTCGGCCATCTTACTGCTTGAAGGATCTGTACGAGGATTGAAGATTGGGGCAGCAGGCTGGGAAGATCGATCCGTCGGAGAACCTGTCTCTCAAACTGTCGTTCGGGGACCTATGGAGGGCTTCAACGAAAACCTGCGTACCAACACATCATTGATCCGCAAACGAATCCGTAATCCTCATCTTTGGATCGAAGAAAGAGAAATAGGTCGGGTTACCAAAACCCGAGTTGCTGTACTATATCTGGAACATATTGTGGATCAGGAGATTGTCAAAGAACTACGTCGAAGGCTAGATGAGATCGATATCGACAGTATCCTTGAGAGTGGATATATCGAGGAACTGGTACAGGACAAGACGGGAACGATCTTTCCCACGGTCTACAATAGTGAAAGACCTGATACCGTGTCTGCCGCTTTGCTTGAAGGGCGTGTTGCAATCATTGTGGACGGGACACCTTTTGTATTGCTTGTTCCCGCTTTGTTTGTTCATTTCTTTCAGTCTCCAGAAGACTACTATCAACGAGCCGATATCAGTACGCTGATTCGAATGATCCGATATCTAGCCTTTTTTATCGCCCTGCTTGCCCCATCCTTTTATATTGCCATTACCACTTTCCATCAGGAAATGTTGCCTACCAACCTGCTCATCAGTCTGGCAGCCCAGCGTGAAGGTGTTCCTTTTCCCGCCTTCATTGAAGCCATACTTATGGAGCTAACATATGAAATATTGCGGGAAGCAGGCATTCGGATTCCCAAGACAGTGGGTCAAGCCGTTTCTATTGTCGGAACGCTTGTTATTGGTCAAGCCGCGGTAGATGCGGGGGTTGTATCCGCTGCAATGGTCATCATCGTATCCATCACTGCGATATCCAGCTATGTCATTCCAGAAAATGGACTTTCTATCTCGGTACGCATTTTGCGGTTCGTATTAATGATCCTGGCCGCTGCCTTTGGATTCTATGGCATCCTGATTGTACTGTTAATTACCGTGACCCACCTATGCAGCTTACGTTCATTTGGGGTGTCCTACATGTCTCCTTTTGCACCTTTTATTCAGAAAGATCTCAAAGACACAATCTTTCGTGTACCCTGGTCCCATATGAAAACTCGCCCGCTCTCTACTAACACAACGAATGAAGTCAGACAGTCCACCAAAAAAACGAAGCGGTAA
- a CDS encoding DedA family protein translates to MELLEKIQHLFGSYGYSVLFFGLLLEFIALPFPGETTMAYAGFLSYKGHLDFGILTILAFLGTTIGMTITYFIGAKAGLPFITRYGKWFLLKQDKLDKTQNWFAKYGNALIFIGYFIPGVRHFTGYFAGIAAVPFRKFALYAYSGALFWVVLFLGIGKIFGPQWNAVFHLAHQYAAYIVGGIGLLLIVAVLYRYRKAWTTRSVSKPAPVRQRQK, encoded by the coding sequence TTGGAATTGCTTGAGAAGATCCAACATCTGTTTGGGTCCTACGGATACAGCGTCTTGTTTTTTGGCTTGTTGCTTGAATTCATCGCACTCCCCTTTCCGGGTGAAACAACGATGGCTTACGCAGGGTTTCTCTCCTACAAGGGACATCTCGATTTCGGAATCCTCACCATACTAGCTTTTCTGGGAACGACGATTGGCATGACCATCACTTATTTTATTGGAGCCAAAGCAGGTCTGCCCTTCATAACACGTTACGGAAAGTGGTTTCTACTGAAACAGGACAAGCTCGATAAAACACAAAATTGGTTTGCCAAGTATGGTAATGCCTTGATCTTCATCGGTTATTTCATTCCGGGAGTACGACATTTCACCGGGTATTTCGCAGGCATAGCTGCTGTTCCTTTTCGCAAATTCGCTCTCTACGCCTACTCAGGCGCATTGTTCTGGGTTGTTTTATTTCTGGGCATTGGTAAAATATTCGGGCCCCAATGGAATGCCGTATTCCATCTGGCTCATCAATATGCAGCATATATCGTGGGAGGAATCGGCCTATTGCTCATCGTAGCCGTGCTTTACCGTTACCGCAAAGCATGGACAACAAGATCCGTATCAAAGCCTGCCCCTGTTCGACAAAGACAAAAGTGA
- a CDS encoding polysaccharide deacetylase — protein MVQRSEFSIKEKGENLATSIHMFLSGQWSVILVRIAILLCAFTVYAGTADASSASDSDEVSAEKNNQDKVVYLSFDDGPGNHTREVLDILRKEQVPATFFVLGEQAERYPELIRALVEDGHALGNHTFNHQYEQLYSDFKVFWKQIKQTEAVLERITGFRPDLVRAPGGTYGHFDQSYFDLLQLGGYTVMDWNVDSGDSKRKGVPAKEILSNSTKVPAGARSVIVLMHDGGAHAETVKALPGIIKYYRDHGYRFDTMKSTDQPIQFRVHPDGKYKARKAPGKAWIAEHVEANATLWLASKKLKVEVGLAAATLQPGEFRMEGQRIMVPLRTFMKKFGGSTRWDSETRTATAVWKERTMHADSVSGTLTTTGAIETGAVQSQGGTIWVPLRELLEQMGLRVNSLTSNEAEWSVKAGSSISISAMNFIYKYKMI, from the coding sequence ATGGTACAGAGATCGGAATTTAGCATCAAGGAAAAAGGGGAAAACCTTGCAACATCCATACATATGTTTTTATCTGGACAATGGTCTGTCATTCTAGTGCGAATTGCTATATTGTTATGTGCATTTACTGTATATGCAGGCACGGCTGATGCCTCTTCTGCTTCTGACTCAGATGAGGTCTCGGCAGAAAAGAATAATCAAGATAAGGTAGTCTATCTGAGTTTTGACGATGGACCGGGTAACCATACCCGTGAAGTATTGGATATTTTACGCAAGGAGCAGGTTCCGGCTACATTTTTCGTATTGGGTGAGCAGGCAGAGCGTTATCCCGAGTTAATCCGGGCACTTGTGGAGGATGGACATGCACTGGGCAATCATACGTTCAATCATCAATATGAACAGCTGTACAGTGATTTCAAAGTGTTCTGGAAACAGATCAAGCAGACAGAGGCAGTGCTGGAGCGTATCACCGGCTTCCGTCCGGATCTGGTCCGAGCACCTGGCGGTACCTATGGTCATTTTGACCAGAGTTATTTTGATTTGCTCCAACTGGGTGGATACACGGTCATGGACTGGAACGTCGACAGCGGGGATTCCAAGCGCAAAGGTGTCCCTGCCAAAGAAATTCTCAGCAATTCGACCAAAGTACCTGCGGGAGCACGTTCGGTCATAGTTCTGATGCATGACGGAGGCGCACATGCTGAAACGGTCAAAGCTCTTCCGGGTATTATCAAATATTATCGTGATCATGGATATCGTTTTGACACCATGAAGAGTACGGATCAACCGATTCAATTCCGTGTACATCCAGATGGTAAGTATAAGGCGCGCAAGGCACCAGGAAAGGCCTGGATCGCAGAGCATGTAGAAGCGAATGCGACGTTGTGGCTCGCAAGCAAGAAGCTGAAGGTAGAGGTGGGATTGGCCGCGGCTACCTTGCAACCGGGTGAGTTTCGCATGGAAGGTCAGCGAATCATGGTGCCTTTGCGTACATTTATGAAAAAATTCGGGGGCAGCACTCGCTGGGACTCTGAAACAAGGACAGCCACAGCTGTATGGAAGGAAAGAACGATGCATGCAGACAGTGTGAGCGGAACACTGACAACGACGGGGGCAATTGAAACGGGAGCAGTACAGAGTCAGGGGGGGACCATCTGGGTTCCGTTACGTGAGTTGCTGGAGCAGATGGGATTAAGGGTGAATTCCTTAACCAGTAATGAAGCAGAGTGGTCGGTGAAGGCAGGATCTTCCATATCCATTTCGGCAATGAACTTCATATATAAGTATAAAATGATCTGA
- a CDS encoding MoxR family ATPase — MSYIRMEHEHAVELLNRVMKRVESVIIGKKQEIRYVLTAMLSGGHVLLEDVPGTGKTMLVRAVASALDCSMGRIQFTSDVMPADVTGTSIYHPHTAEFKFRPGPVMSNIVLADEINRASPRTQSALLEAMEERRITVDGTTYALPRPFFLLATQNPLQFEGTYRLPEAQLDRFIMRIGLGYPDPEQELELLTRMQGREELDELRPVLLAEEVVAMQREVKQVHVDPVVKQYLVAVAVASRSLPAVRLGISPRGTLAWMAAAQSFAYLQGRSYVIPDDVKEVAVPVLSHRIQLKAQNRAEIWGQVQVIEEALSSVPVPVQMASQGRGRRQ; from the coding sequence ATGTCTTATATTCGAATGGAACATGAACATGCGGTTGAATTGCTAAACAGAGTCATGAAGCGTGTTGAAAGTGTGATTATTGGCAAAAAACAAGAGATTCGTTATGTTCTCACTGCAATGCTCAGTGGAGGCCATGTACTTCTCGAAGATGTACCGGGTACTGGGAAAACGATGCTGGTTCGTGCTGTTGCTTCTGCGCTGGATTGCTCCATGGGCCGGATTCAGTTCACGTCCGATGTGATGCCGGCAGATGTTACGGGCACTTCAATCTACCACCCGCATACAGCTGAATTCAAGTTTCGGCCCGGACCCGTCATGTCCAACATCGTACTGGCTGATGAAATAAATCGGGCTTCACCCCGCACTCAGTCTGCCCTGCTGGAGGCAATGGAGGAACGACGTATTACGGTTGATGGCACAACCTATGCCTTGCCACGCCCATTCTTTCTGCTGGCTACACAGAATCCGTTACAGTTCGAGGGTACGTACCGTCTGCCTGAAGCGCAGCTGGATCGATTTATTATGAGGATTGGACTGGGGTATCCCGATCCAGAGCAGGAACTGGAATTGTTAACCCGCATGCAAGGTAGAGAAGAGCTTGATGAGCTTCGCCCTGTCCTGCTTGCTGAAGAGGTCGTAGCCATGCAGCGTGAAGTCAAACAGGTACATGTTGATCCGGTCGTTAAACAGTATCTGGTGGCAGTTGCTGTGGCCTCTCGCAGCCTTCCGGCGGTAAGACTGGGCATCAGCCCGCGTGGAACATTGGCCTGGATGGCTGCTGCGCAATCATTTGCCTATCTTCAAGGACGCAGCTATGTCATTCCGGATGATGTCAAAGAGGTGGCTGTGCCTGTTCTTTCCCATCGTATTCAATTAAAGGCCCAGAACAGAGCGGAGATTTGGGGGCAAGTACAAGTCATTGAAGAAGCGTTGTCATCGGTCCCGGTACCTGTACAAATGGCATCACAGGGAAGGGGACGCAGGCAATGA
- a CDS encoding DUF58 domain-containing protein yields MTALGQRILSAVLVVAFASLYQWHGGRAALFLSIMAFLMFTGGLLLHWFRPRRIHIHRKMHTNRIEAGDQVRVLVELEFECRIPLLWIVLCENTPAGVHRKLIFPGTRRQFTYQYECSGLRRGVYRWDTGRLYWGDIFGWNTLSAETTGDTPLIVVPQATAWGKGDSVEFAAMIEGTLSERRNSQGNRSPEFREYQQGDPLGRVHWKSTAKTGRLQTFLPETTDLASLGILVYEAASGYDVKQAGILDSPAFERVVRTAARWVHTAERDDIPYHLWMEGGNKSYDPQDYRQQGPFHTNDENHGLDKLAGARISKAESVSISLRTEMLDRLASGSRIVVLTGKLDQVLAEWIMSAIGLGYRVEVQLTESTELGSTNRSMNGLGYDSLSLEQLRHSGVPIHSVTESALSSMGKAEVTDVGA; encoded by the coding sequence ATGACTGCTCTGGGACAACGGATTTTGAGTGCTGTCTTGGTGGTGGCTTTCGCTTCCTTGTATCAGTGGCATGGGGGCAGAGCGGCGTTGTTTCTATCCATTATGGCTTTCTTGATGTTCACAGGAGGTCTGCTTCTCCATTGGTTCAGACCACGGCGTATTCACATCCATCGGAAAATGCACACGAACCGGATTGAGGCAGGCGATCAGGTGCGGGTTCTGGTCGAGCTGGAATTCGAATGCCGTATTCCATTGTTATGGATCGTACTGTGTGAGAACACACCTGCAGGTGTTCATCGCAAATTGATTTTTCCGGGAACACGGCGTCAATTTACCTATCAATATGAATGTTCTGGTTTACGCAGAGGAGTCTATAGATGGGATACCGGAAGATTGTACTGGGGAGATATTTTTGGCTGGAATACGCTATCCGCAGAGACCACAGGTGACACGCCCTTGATTGTTGTTCCTCAAGCAACGGCTTGGGGGAAGGGAGATTCGGTAGAATTCGCAGCGATGATCGAAGGGACGCTGTCTGAACGAAGAAACAGTCAGGGAAACCGTAGTCCTGAATTCCGTGAATATCAGCAAGGGGATCCGCTGGGACGTGTTCATTGGAAAAGTACAGCCAAAACGGGTCGACTTCAGACCTTTTTGCCCGAAACCACAGATTTAGCTTCGCTGGGCATCCTTGTATATGAAGCCGCGTCGGGTTATGACGTGAAACAGGCGGGGATCTTGGATTCACCTGCTTTTGAACGTGTGGTTCGTACAGCTGCCCGCTGGGTTCATACCGCTGAACGGGATGACATTCCTTATCATCTGTGGATGGAAGGTGGCAATAAGAGCTATGACCCACAAGATTACAGGCAACAGGGACCATTCCATACGAATGATGAGAATCATGGACTGGACAAGCTTGCGGGGGCACGAATATCCAAGGCAGAATCTGTCTCGATTTCGCTCCGCACGGAGATGCTGGATAGATTGGCGAGCGGGTCTCGTATTGTGGTTCTCACAGGTAAGCTGGATCAGGTTCTGGCAGAATGGATCATGTCTGCAATCGGGTTGGGTTATCGCGTAGAGGTGCAGCTGACTGAATCCACAGAGTTAGGATCAACCAATAGGTCGATGAATGGATTGGGATATGACAGTTTGAGTTTGGAGCAGCTTCGTCACAGCGGGGTGCCGATCCATTCGGTGACAGAGAGCGCGTTATCTTCAATGGGAAAGGCGGAGGTAACGGATGTGGGAGCATAA